A stretch of Halomonas elongata DSM 2581 DNA encodes these proteins:
- a CDS encoding LTA synthase family protein, with protein sequence MTRALLLPWCLGLLGSFIAEAALRPTTAPPWRRPVATLAVHLGSWGVLYGCFTLVLQRPWFAMVLFLALQLVVVQSSNAKSKTLREPFLCQDFEYFLDAIRHPRLYIPFFGIGLAIGASLAGLATIVGFMVLEPSLLSRHGTFDFLIGTLLVIALSALPLVVGLRCLPACRLDPVDDTHRLGLISALWAYGLLARHPLEASDSPYTPAPEPAPSRERLPHLVVVQSESFFDPRPWHGGLRDDLLANLDALTETSLMHGSLRVPAWGANTVRTETAVLTGLDRDTLGVHRFNPYHQLARHRVPSLAGELKRLGYRTVCLHPYAASFYQRDQVMPQLGFDDFIDIRAFTAADYCGQYVGDLALADKVGSLLNEPDNEPLFVFVITMENHGPLQFDDRAEDAARDLLSADAPPLPDDCGELASYLAHLRNADRMAACLRRQLEATPRGGLLCWYGDHVPIMPEVYRHYGEPDGDTPYLLWSSHGRGSRPQAFTPLAAEQLSQRIWQAVIDQAQHAHDGSNQDHREQA encoded by the coding sequence ATGACGCGGGCGCTACTGTTGCCCTGGTGCCTGGGCCTGCTCGGCAGCTTCATCGCCGAGGCCGCCTTGCGACCGACCACCGCGCCACCCTGGCGTCGCCCGGTGGCGACCCTGGCCGTCCACCTGGGCAGCTGGGGCGTGCTCTATGGATGCTTCACGCTGGTGCTGCAGCGCCCCTGGTTCGCGATGGTGCTCTTCCTCGCCCTGCAGCTCGTCGTGGTGCAATCCAGCAACGCCAAGTCGAAGACCCTGCGCGAACCCTTCCTGTGCCAGGACTTCGAGTACTTTCTCGACGCCATCCGTCACCCGCGCCTGTACATTCCCTTCTTCGGCATCGGGCTGGCCATCGGCGCCAGCCTCGCCGGCCTGGCGACCATCGTCGGCTTCATGGTCCTCGAGCCGTCACTGCTGTCCCGTCATGGCACCTTCGACTTCCTCATCGGAACGCTCCTCGTCATCGCGCTGTCGGCCCTGCCTCTGGTCGTCGGACTCCGCTGCCTGCCGGCCTGCCGACTCGATCCCGTCGACGACACCCATCGACTCGGGCTGATCAGCGCACTCTGGGCCTACGGCCTGCTGGCACGACACCCCCTCGAGGCAAGCGACTCGCCCTACACGCCCGCTCCCGAGCCGGCCCCTTCCAGGGAGCGCCTGCCCCATCTGGTCGTCGTGCAGAGCGAATCCTTCTTCGACCCTCGCCCCTGGCACGGCGGCCTGCGTGACGACCTGCTGGCGAACCTGGATGCCCTGACCGAAACATCGTTGATGCACGGCAGCCTCAGGGTGCCGGCCTGGGGCGCCAACACGGTACGCACCGAAACGGCCGTACTGACCGGCCTCGACCGAGACACTCTGGGCGTTCATCGCTTCAACCCTTATCACCAGTTGGCGCGCCACCGCGTGCCGAGCCTGGCCGGCGAACTGAAACGACTCGGCTATCGAACCGTCTGCCTGCATCCCTATGCCGCGAGCTTCTATCAGCGCGACCAGGTCATGCCGCAGCTCGGTTTCGACGACTTCATCGACATACGCGCCTTCACGGCCGCCGACTACTGTGGCCAGTACGTCGGTGACCTGGCACTGGCCGACAAGGTTGGCAGTCTGCTCAATGAACCGGATAATGAGCCGCTGTTCGTGTTCGTGATCACCATGGAGAATCACGGCCCGCTGCAATTCGACGACCGGGCGGAGGACGCGGCCCGCGACCTGCTGAGCGCGGACGCGCCACCCTTGCCGGACGACTGCGGGGAGCTGGCCAGCTATCTGGCCCACCTGCGCAATGCCGATCGCATGGCCGCCTGCCTGCGTCGGCAACTGGAGGCGACGCCCCGGGGCGGGCTACTGTGCTGGTATGGCGACCATGTGCCGATCATGCCCGAGGTCTATCGGCATTATGGCGAACCGGACGGTGACACGCCCTATCTGTTGTGGTCGAGCCACGGTCGGGGAAGCCGGCCCCAGGCGTTTACGCCGCTTGCGGCAGAACAATTGAGTCAACGGATATGGCAAGCCGTCATCGATCAGGCGCAGCACGCCCATGACGGCAGCAACCAGGATCATCGGGAGCAAGCATGA
- a CDS encoding SDR family NAD(P)-dependent oxidoreductase — MTAPRSLLITGATGAIGSALARHYASPGVRLILHGRRREPLDALADECRQAGAEVETSRVDLTDDVALSDWLEQLTLPDVVIANAGQNTHAEPGREMEDWSATSQLLAINLRTPMAMAERLAPRMAERGHGRIVFLSSLAAWHGLPLTPSYSASKAGIKAYGEALRGWLAPRGVGVTVVMPGYVSSPMCESMPGPKPWEIDPTRAARHIARGIERNRARVSFPFPLNLGCWSLAVLPAALSQRLLGLMGYGRPS, encoded by the coding sequence CAGCTTGTTGATCACTGGTGCCACCGGCGCCATCGGCAGCGCCCTGGCCAGGCATTACGCCTCGCCCGGCGTGCGCCTGATCCTCCACGGTCGCCGCCGGGAACCACTCGACGCCCTGGCCGACGAGTGCCGACAGGCTGGTGCCGAGGTCGAGACAAGCCGGGTGGACCTGACCGATGACGTTGCCCTGAGCGACTGGCTGGAACAACTGACGCTGCCCGACGTGGTCATCGCCAACGCCGGCCAGAATACCCATGCCGAACCGGGGCGGGAGATGGAAGACTGGTCGGCCACCAGCCAACTGCTGGCCATCAATCTACGCACGCCCATGGCCATGGCCGAGCGACTGGCGCCGCGCATGGCCGAGCGCGGCCATGGCCGGATCGTCTTTCTCAGTTCCCTGGCCGCCTGGCACGGCCTGCCGCTGACGCCCAGCTACAGCGCCAGCAAGGCCGGCATCAAAGCCTACGGCGAAGCCCTGCGCGGCTGGCTGGCACCGCGCGGCGTGGGCGTGACCGTGGTCATGCCCGGTTATGTCAGCTCGCCGATGTGCGAGTCCATGCCCGGCCCCAAGCCCTGGGAAATCGACCCCACGCGTGCCGCCCGCCATATCGCCAGGGGCATCGAGCGCAACCGGGCGCGCGTCAGCTTCCCCTTTCCGCTCAACCTGGGGTGCTGGAGCCTGGCGGTACTGCCGGCCGCGCTTTCCCAGCGCCTGCTCGGCCTGATGGGTTACGGGAGGCCTTCATGA